In Schizosaccharomyces osmophilus chromosome 1, complete sequence, the genomic window AGAGCTTGTTCGCGCGACCGCCGTCTATGAAGCAAAATTAAAGAACGAGTTAACAGAACAAGCCATTGAAATGGAACGCATGCACCTCCAAGCTGTCAAGGCTCAAGTAGAACAAGAACGTGGTTCAAGACTTGGAAAGTTAGGTGAGCTCCGAAGCTCTTTTGAGGAGCTTCAAAAGCTTGCTCGTGGCGTCATTTTTGACAACGGCCGTATGACTAAATTCATAGATGTACAAAAGGCCCTTGAAAAGGTAGAGAAGGATGTCAATCTCCGTAATAGTCAATCCCTTGAAAAAGATCTCCAAGATTTGAAGGATGCTACCCAAGAAGACCAGCTGTCTGGCTTAGCTTTTAATGTTATTGACTCTACCTTACAATCTGGCCCCGTGCTTTCCAAGAAGGAATTACAGATGAAGTTTGATgttttatcaaaagaaatttataaGACCTGCTTCCTTACTGTGGACAGCGGATTTTTAGGTCACATGAAAAGTTTGCTTTTGAGTCAATTACCTGCCAATCTATTTAAATCTCCAGAAATCCAGTCGGTCCAGAATGTACTTAGTGAAGCCAGATCCAACTTAATGGCTGATGATTATGATGGCGTTGTCAAGAATCTTTTGACTCTATCTCAGTGGTCAAGAGCTTTATCCAAGGATTGGATTGAGTCTTGCAGGCGCAAATTGGAGCTACAACAAGCTATTAATGTAAGTTATTTCTTAGCAAACGAATTTACTAacttggtttttttttagatcATTAAAGGTTCCGCTTTGTACGCTTCTCAAATGCAAGAAGAAGGTAAAGAGTGATTGATCTATAATCCGATAATTAACTAGTGTACAAAGTTGCCAAACTTGAGTGCATAATTTTTGACTTTAAGCATAAAATGCAATAATGAATACGAGGCTTTATCTTGAGAGCGATTCCGTAAGATAGCTTCCTGAGATATTTTACCTACCCTTAAGGTTGTCAATAATTCAATTAAAACGTTACTCATGATACAGGCTTATGATAAAGATTGTAATAAGATTGATTTTCATGCAACTTTTGCATACAAAGACCGAAGGTTTACACACTTGTCTAAATCTTTCTATATGTTTCACTCAAATTTGACTTAATTATATCGCCATGGATTTATTCAATTGTTGAGCTTTAAAGATCCAAAAGTTATTAGTGTATCACTTTAAAATAAGTATTTTGACTACCATATGTATAGCATTCCAAATCATGTAAAAGCTTTAAATAATTATGTATACAGTATTTACTTTTATACAGAACTAACTATTAAACTTTAGTTTGGTTAATTGCCTTCTTTATGGTATGGAGCACAGTCAACCACTAAACTCGTTTAAGCAATTCCTGGTCTCTATTTTCGTACATAATCGGTTATATCCGAAGCGTTATGGAATTACAAAACCTTTTGGAACTAgtgaaagagaaaacaaccATTGTTTACTTACACGATTCAGTATCACCAGCCCGACATGGTTTAAAGAAACGTTTGCAGGACGAGGATTCAAATCATCAAGATATACCCTTGGTTTTCATTGCTCAGCTCAAAGAATTAAGTCGAAGACTTGAAAATGCGAGACAAATAGCCGACGTTTTGGTAAATAACTTCAAGCATATACGGgcaattttggaattggTGTGGAATCAGCCAGAGGTTTAGCTGGTCAATTATTTCTCTTAATAAAAGACTAGtctctttgttttcagaaaaaagacaacCGGCTCCATCCTTCTTGCTCATGCTcataaattcttttttatcttgCTAACTATTTAGGACTGGAATTCCTATTTTTACTATGCTAGTAAATGTCaggatgaaaaaaaaaatattgagATGATTAAATTACTAGCCAACTGTTTAATGCAGGTACCTGTGATATCAAAGCACTTGGCACATTCTGAATGTTTGAAGAACTTTACCCGACAAGTATTTGAAGTATGCTTTTCTAGTCAACTTTGATTGAATCATCATAGTTCATTATCTAACTTATATGTTTACAGGGAGACAACTTAGAATCCCAAAACGTATACTTGCgatttttgttcatttttttggcaTACCAGGGAGCAGATACGTGCATAAACTTGAGCGAAttaacattttctttggtaaaaGTAAGTCATCGTTAAATGGTCACCAAGAAAATATATCTAATACCGAGCAGAGACTGGAAGCAATATGGAAAATAATTTCGGAGTCTGTTTGTGATAGTGAAAACTTTTCACTTTACTCAGAAATTTTAAGGATTTTATTTCCACTCTTTAGAATGGGATTCATTGAGGAATCAACGAGACTAACGTATGTCCTTAgtaaatttggaaaatattctaactttcttttcagagCATTACCTATCATTATAAAAACTTGGTCAAAGTATTCACAGGAAGAAGATTCTACGATACGTTGGCATGCTATCAATGCAATTTTGGAATGTGATCTCAAAAACATCACTTCCAGTCAGGCTTGCGAAATTGTAGATTTAGCAACCAAGACTTTACAATCTGCGGTTAAATTGGAGACAGTAGAGGAATTGGAAGGATACTATCATCAATTCGAGAGCGATCTTCctttaaataaatcaaCCTCGCTGGAAAAAGATCTCGTGCCTATACTTGTTATTTTGTATTCTATCATATCTATTGAGAGAGTGCGAGAAAAGTTAGAAATAATTTTACTACCAAAAGAACATGACAGAGAAACAagcttaaaaaaaggaaaaagtttaGCATGCTTATTTTTACGGCTTAGCATGATACCGCTTATGGAAAGTGTTTCTATATGGCATGGAACCATTTTATTTACCCTTTGCAACTGCAATCCTGACTTGCTCACAAATCAAGTTGGGTATGGTTATGCCTCTGGCATACTAAATAAAGTCAAGCATTCCGATCCATCAGATATTATTCCACCAGGATCTACTGGAACTCATTCAGGAACAGAGAAATCCCAACCGATTGACCCAATAACAGGGGAATATAAGCAGCAGCCGAAGCAACAAGGCTCCTCATCTGCAATGacaatggaagaaaaagagcgAGAAGCAGAGCGGCTATTCGTCTTGTTTCAGAGGTAAGGAAATCTCTATTAACAAAATAGAATGACTGATTTATTAATCTAACACTTATAAAGactagaaaaaaatggtgCTATGCAAGTGACAAATCCAATTCGCCAAGCTATTGACAGTGGATACTATCATGACATTGATGATACCTACTCTGATTGATGCACTTTCAGGAAACAAGAGGATTATGATACTCTTCCTAACTTTTATATAACCAATTTTTTACAAGTCAAGCAAActggttttttcttttaaagctCATCCCAACTTCAAACTATGGTCTACTTACTTAACTGAACGACACCCCCAC contains:
- the ric8 gene encoding synembryn family GEF, Ric8 translates to MELQNLLELVKEKTTIVYLHDSVSPARHGLKKRLQDEDSNHQDIPLVFIAQLKELSRRLENARQIADVLDWNSYFYYASKCQDEKKNIEMIKLLANCLMQVPVISKHLAHSECLKNFTRQVFEGDNLESQNVYLRFLFIFLAYQGADTCINLSELTFSLVKRLEAIWKIISESVCDSENFSLYSEILRILFPLFRMGFIEESTRLTALPIIIKTWSKYSQEEDSTIRWHAINAILECDLKNITSSQACEIVDLATKTLQSAVKLETVEELEGYYHQFESDLPLNKSTSLEKDLVPILVILYSIISIERVREKLEIILLPKEHDRETSLKKGKSLACLFLRLSMIPLMESVSIWHGTILFTLCNCNPDLLTNQVGYGYASGILNKVKHSDPSDIIPPGSTGTHSGTEKSQPIDPITGEYKQQPKQQGSSSAMTMEEKEREAERLFVLFQRLEKNGAMQVTNPIRQAIDSGYYHDIDDTYSD